TATTGATTGGTTAGCAGTGAAGCTAAAGTGTACCACAGTCCTCTCAAAGCAACACTTCATATGGTCACTCCaactctctcacacagagacaaacttGAGGCCAGTTGGGGTGTTTGATATCATCTATCGCTATCCTTCACTCATTTAGTGGCGAGTCCAGTCAGTCTCCTCTGAGTGACTTGTAGTTTTACTGGCAGCTGCATCAAATGCGTATTTCTGATTTATGGTGAGCTGATATTCTCAAGCTGAACCTGTattttcctgcaaaaaaaaaaaaaaatgaattgcatAATGGACTCAGTCACCTCTGAGGTCCAGAGAAGAGTAACTTGCGCGTACTGAAAATAGCATATAGAAAAATCTATACAAATAtattgaaggaaaaaaatgccATTGGGTCCTGGTctggttgtgtgtttgagttcaagtacagtacagtgaTCCTGGTATTATTGTGACATGTGTTTGGTCCCTGGGAAACGAGCTACTGcaacaaatagaaaaaagacGTTGGATTATTAGTTAAAGAAAGAGATTTTAGATGTACTCATAGtttcacagtctctctctgtcttttgcaCAAAAGTCTGTTGTTTCCTGAATGCATCATGCCTCTTAATTAGTGGTTTGCAATATTCAGGTATCAATATTCATCTGCTGGATACGCCCGATCATCCAGGAAGCATTTTCTCAAATCCTGAAAGCTGGATGAAAGtagttggttttttttttagagacaTGAGATttccagctgacagcagagagtaggaacgaaaaaaaaaaaaaaaggcttcagaGAGGGAAGCTCTCAGAAGATTTAGTCTTTATCTTAGACAACCAGAAATGAATTTGAGACTGTGTATTACCTGATACAGCAGGTCTTCCTGCGAACCAAACATGATTTGTACTGTGCGGTCAGGCAGGACCTGCAGGTACAACCTCAAATATCAATGTAAATATATCGGTTTCCGAAAGGAAAACACGTGAGCCTTATCAACATTTGTCTCACTCATATTAAAATAAAGTCTTTGTCTGCCTCCTCCCCGGAGTCTGACGACTTCTTGCCTGCTGCCTTGTCCGGGTTTGGAGACTGGTCCTTGGCCTTGAAGGAGCCGTGATCCTCAGAGTTGGTACGGAGAGGGCTGAGTCGCTGAACAGAGTCTGACACAGACCCAGCCCTcgctggagagagagagcgagaaagaaaatgaaaatgacagtgTTGACAATGCTTAGAGCAGGGGGCAAGAGAGGAGACAGCGAAGAAAGGGGGGAAGCAGATGAAGAAGAGGtgcagaagagaggaaaacaggtAATAATGAATCATATTAAAATGCTGGGAGGATTTTTTTGGGCACATGCAGCTGttcagtgtgttgctgctgttggatCATCTTCCAGTGTCTGCCTTACAGTCAGTTGGAATACATaaactaaaacaggaagtgatgtaaaGCACCTCAGTCCCACTtctttattgtgtatttttaggAAAATCACCGCTCCAAAAGGCTGGATAACTAATCTGCAACCTACACAAGACACACGCAGCAGCCAGCTCCCTCTTGatagcagcagtgtgtgtgcatatacatatataatgtCTATATGAATGTATAAATGAGACACACATAAGGCAAGAATAATAAAGACAAGAGAGAAGACAGGCTGAAAAAAAGATCACCAAGCTGCCTGGCTGTCTGTTATATGCAGCAATAGATAACACATGAAAGGGACTGAGTGACAGTTGTGACCCGAATCTATCCGTGTGTCACATCGCACATGTAGACAGTCGACAGTCAGCCCCCACATGAAGAGTGCAAATACATGAGAGACACATCCTGACACCTACTGGAAATCTGCTGCAACTGACGGACAGGTGTCAGGTGAAGGACAGAACAAGGAGTTTAAGCAGTGTTAAATGGTGTCCACCATGGAATGAATCAGCAAAGTAGAGCTACTCAGAGATCTTGACATACAGGTTTCGTGACCCACCATCCTGAGTTTTGTTGGCAGAGCCTCCAGACTGTGGACCGGTCTGgccctctttgtctttctccgACAGAATCCTCTTCAGCGTGGGAGGAAGAGCTGTGATCTTAGGAGACACGCCGCCACTGCTGGGGGGATCTGAGCTCTCATCTGTCAgggaaaatgagcagaaaataaatgttagcAGCTTAAAACAAATACTGTCTTTGCAAACACAGAATTTCTAACTATATCATCTGAAATCATACTGTACTCAAACTAAAGGAAATGTGGTTTGGGAAGATAAAACCTGAATCAGATCCAGTTCTCTGCCCGTACCtatgctcctgctgctgctgctggtcctcGGCTTTTGCGGGATGGTGGGTCGGGCAGCCAGTGCAGGCTTCGCCCCCTGTGGCACCGGTGGTTTGGGGCTCACGGGTCCCCCAGGGGAACTCGAGGAGGACGTAGCCCTGAGACGAGGTGCCGGTTCAGGCTTGGTCTCACCTCGAGGAGGGGTCTTCTCCGGAGAACCGGGGTCTGATTTAATAACGGAGCCACTGGGAGACCTGCTTTCTGAAATGGTGGGCTGGGGCCTggctgtggacacacacacaaaataaataaaaatcatggACACATGATTTTTTCAGTATGCACTAACCCAGACCTCGACATGAACGGCCTCAGAAACAACCCCGAAAATAACCCAAACACtcaaaccagctgcagctctgcatgaaTCATTCAGTTACCTTGAAAGTTAGcttcttttttcaaaatttaaagtctctgcctctgtctcatTTTTTCCACGTTTATCTCAACAGATATTACATCTTACCTGTTGCATTGCTGTCAGGCCTGTCAGGACTGGAAGACTGGAGGAGACACAAGGACAAAACACTGGATCACCAGATGAACGAGAGCAGAacagtaaaaactgatttttttttttcacattagtCAGATTTATGACATCAAACCTGATTTGTACAAAAACTGTACAATATGTTTAGACTGTTATTTTGAGTCTTGCCTTTTTTTACACATCATGTACACAGtatatttcagttttaagaTGAAAATTAAGTGCAGTACTGAATGCACATGTAACACTGCAGAGCAACCTTTTAACAGAAGGGGGCGCTTTTGTGCTAGACAATGCAGCTCACACACCCAAGCTTTGTATCAATGATCTGCCTgaatatctctctctctccattttacctgcatgcacacacacacacacacacacacacacacacacacacacacacacacacacacacacacacacacacacacacacacacctggaagcCAGCCAGAACAAGCAGATGGCAGGAGAGGCTTTAGTGCCACTGACAcaaggtcagaaaaaaaaaccctaataCTCCAAACACCATAAACCTCTTACTACACGAGGACCAGTAATACATCtagtgaacacacactcacaggtgcCAACACCAactcacagatacacacaaatattacacaaaaCGTACAATTACTGCCCTTACGTGTTATCTGGCTAATTCTGTTCCACCTGAATCACACTAGGATTTAtctcaaatacaaaaacagtctcttttttgtgcttttgaggAAATGAACAAGTGAATGCAGAAAAGAGAGCAAAGGAGGTGAAGGAACTGAAAGCACTTTTAGTTTAAGGCCTTTAAGTGAATTTAAAGTGGGTGAAATATTCCCGCGATATTCATGTCCTGTGGTGAGTCATGACAGAGGATTTGCATATCAGCCCTCTTTCTTGCCTTCATTCTGTCCATCTGCCGTTCATGcttccatctcttcctctctgcgcttccctcctcctcctcctctcaccttgtCGTCTGGCAGAAAATCAGGGTTGTTTGCGTTTTCATGTCAACATGTTGACAGGCGCAACAACTAGCCCGAAGATACACACAAGTCTCAGCgtcattttgagtgtgtgtgtgtgtgtgtgtgtggatgcttcTTATTTTGTGCCTTCTCCCAGCCGGTTCATTCACAGTTAGTGTTGAGCAATACAGGCTTGACAAGAGGAGAGTGAACACCTACAGCACTTTGTCCCCAAAACAAAATCATACCAGTTCTCCATTTCCGACTGCTGTACTACAATCAGAAAACCTCAaactttatttgcttttatgtcacgtttgctgtgtttgttgtcccagtttttgtttcttgtgggaaaagaaaagcaatttGTAACTCAATAATCTCGACTCAGACATTGATGATGGAATTGTAGGTGTTAAAAATTTCCGCCACTCTCAGCACCTGTAGCATCTCATCCACGTCGACCTAAGAGTTAACATAAAGAATCGTGTGATATGACCATGTGAAATAAGTTAAGCTTGAgttgcttgttttctgtgcagctgctgtttgtaatGTTAAGTAGGAACTGTCGCGCTCACTTTGTAACTGTCTGGAAGAAGCCTTGCAAATTAAGACCAGACACAAATGTTGCTGCAGGACACACTGTATTTAATGTGGGGAGTCCACATAATCATCTGGTCCTTTGAGGTTCCAATCAGGCACAAGCCGTTTGCCACATGTATCCCATCTCTCCCTGACTCTCCCTTCTTTCCTGTTACCCCGGTGCATATGTTTTAAACCACCTCACCTTGtgtgctctcctctcctgcttggCCTTCATCTCTGCCAGGAGACCGCTGCCCATCATCTGCAACCCCGGGTACCGCCTGCCTCCCTGAGGACTGCCCCTGCCGTCCGAACCCTCCCAAGGCTCGTCTATGGAGTCTGGCGTCCTCAGCTCCTCTGAGcggtctgagctgctgctgtagtCTGCGGGCTGCGAGCGGCTGGAGGCGTCTCTGCAGTAAAGACAGGAAGTATTAGTGAATCAGGGGTCGACCGGTACATTTGGACCAACCTGGTTAGTGGGTAATTTACAGAAGACATTTTTGATAATCTATACCTGGACTTTGCCTCCGGTGCTGGGCTCTTTACTGACACTTTTGGTGAGGAGGGCTCCTCTGGGATTGTGGAAGCTGGAGTTGAGGCTACAGAGGCTGCAGAAGGAGCTGAAGAGGTCGCCTGGTTTTTCTCAGACTTATCTGATTTGTCCGATTTATCGGTTTTATCTGATTTGGAGGAACGTTTGATGAGGTTGAGGAATCCTCCtttactcttcttcttctctccgtCCTGAGATTCTGAACTCTTCAGGGAACGTCTGAGAGGAGATGGAACGAGAGACACAtcagcagaaagacaaaagactTAACATGTTTAACGTATGGGACGCTTAAGAGTACAATAAATATCTGAGCATACATCCtttatcatatatatatatttgtatactGTAAAAGTATTCAAATAGAGCATAATTCTTACTTTGAATCCATCTTGGTGACTTTTGTAGAGAAGAACTCGTCCACACCCTCATCCACCCTTCCCATGAGGCCATTCTGTTCCCCATCCTGAGATGGAGCGCTGTTGATTTGCTGAAAGAGGAGCGAGGTTGAAGAGTAAGTGTGTGTAGCATGTGAGTGATTGGTATATAGTCCACTCATGTTCTGTTACAATCTTTTCTGGTTATTTCTATCTTTAGGTAAATGAAGGGAAGCCTCTTCGGGGCTACTAAGTGCTCTGCCTGCAGGGCTTGACTCACAGGTACTTTGCTggaatgtgttttcttgttgcGGCGAGGTCGTAGTTTAGTGAagtgctgcagctttttttcctcctcagacgGCAGCTCCGCCATCCCTCCCGGCTGACGATGCTCCAGTTTTGGCAGGACCTGAGACGGAGTTGGTGGAGTTCGAGATGAAGTGTCCTCCACATGGATAGGGACATCTTCCAGGGCCTTGTCCAGGTCAAACTCCATCTCTGTAGGTTCGAAAGTCATTAGGTTTTTAATTAGATATACATTGAATGTTCAAGAGTATGCTCACCAGTCATCAGGTCTCCATAGTATTGAAGAATTATTCATAATGATGTACTATTTCACTCTAATACATCATAAGATACAAACCAGAAAAACGTAATAAAACGCTCACCAAAGGCACGAGACACTGGTCGAAGCATTCTGCTGTGGATGCTCTTCCTCTTGGATTTCGGAGTCATCTGAAAGAGGAACAGATGATCAGATACCATTGGTGGTAACTGTTAACAAAACTGTCATTTGTATCATTCAAGGGCTGAGCTTTGAGTTTGAATTaatagaaatagaatagaaataaaatatcCTGGGAGAACAAACGAACAAGCAGTATTgtcaaaaatctgatttatcTGCACCAAGCTAACTGTGGCCTCTGGATCCTTGTTTCCTATTCACGATCCAGTCCACAGTTTACTTGTAGCTGCAGTATATTTCATAGTCTGCCAGTTTGTACTGAGACCAATCGCCCTATTTCAACAAAAGAGTCTAAATATAATCATTAACAAACCGTAGAGGTAATTAAAGTATCtgtattgattttctttctcacacacacatttatgtatGCCAGAATCACACAGACAGGAACTCTGGTTAATAGTTTTCTTCATTATGTATCCTAAATTGTAAAGTGAAGGAACCATTGCAGCTGTTGGGGTTATGGAGGAACATTTAACTGATACTCATTCATGgctgacagtaaacacagtagCACCTTTACACATGTtgcatattattattttgtcatcCGCATTTAGAAGGTGGTGATGTGGAGAGGAGTAGTGCAATATGGCAGGATGCACGAAGAAAAACGTACATTTTCACTCGTCAGCATTCAACAGTGTAAAATATAATTTGGAGAGTGAGTGAAGACGTGAGAGATAAATGTGTCCTACTCAACTTGGACTGTAGTTTTTCTACACTAGCTTTATAATAAATCAGAGGGctcacacatttaaatacaatATTTGAGCTACAGAAAAAGCTACAGCACAGGGACTGTGTGGCAGGCAGGCACAGTGAcgagacacacacaacagaaagaaCAGCAGGACGAAAAGAAAGTGGACTGAAAAGAGAGTAAAGCGGGACAGAGCAGAATTACTTACACTGGTGCAGCACAGAGTCTCCATGGagcaaaggaggagagagaaggaagaacagaggaaaagaagattgaagaggaagaaagacaacacacagcaaagcacagTGAAGACCAAAATGAAAGGGATAGCTGCGACGGTTCATGTAAAACAGGAGAGGGCGGAGGTCAGAGACAGATAGATGAAAAGAGGGGTGAGACAccggagagacagacaggaccaGAGACAGGAGAACATGCAGCACCATGTGGACTCCAGCCTGCATTTACTCTACATCAGAAGTCACATGAATCGGTTCTATCGTTGCTCCTTTTCTTCAACGaatcaacataaaaatgtgGTTTAAAGCAACCGCTCCTCTTCTCAAGACCCAATGCAACAGCAACATTAGCTGCTTTTAGCTTTCGCTGAACAAtaaggtgtttttttccccattagAGGGTAACATTAAGCCAGGTGTAATAACTTGTTTTTGTGTAATACAGCTAAATACTAAATTTTGACTTGGGTGGCAGGAGGAAATCATTCTATGAATCAGCCGAAATATAAGAGACCTCGATTATGAGTGGTAAAACACAGCCACTGCTTTTGTTAAGAAAACATGTGCTAATACtttatacataaataaaaatcatggCCACTTTAAACTAACCTCCTGGGCTCCAAGTATGTTGTAACCTACCATGCACGTCTCCAGGTCCTCCAGCCGCTCAGCCTCCAGTATCTCGGTTGACGCCCGTTTAGGAATCTTCTCCTCTGGGACGTCCAGATCCACCGACTCTTGCTGCAACAAGGGGCGGCCTCGCCGCACCAGATGGTCGGCCTGGGAGGACGAGACAGGGGAGGAACAGGGAGCAGAGGTGTTGAGCGAAGAAGGTGTGGGTGCAAggaggagcaaagaggaggagaggaaagacaggaTGTGGATAGGCATAcgaggaggaaggtgagagcAATTAGgagtgaaagaaggaaaaaaataatgacaaggGATTTTAAAGGTAAACTTTAGATTTACACAACAATCTggattccaaaaagttgggacgctgtgtaaaatgtaaaagcccctttcacacacagtcatgtgcCATGCCATGTGCTGAGATTTTTGTGGACTTCAATCTTACCAGAGTGAGTTGGGAAGTGGAGAGAGCCTCCAGAATTTCATCAACAATGCGATCAGACAGGAAGGACGCTAGACTTAGCTTCACCTCACTAACGCATAGAGAGGACAAGAGAGTGACGGTCATGAACAGAGCAAGACGTAGACAGCAGACCTAAACACAACTATAGAAACATCTCAGTGGTTTGTCTATGAAATCCATTGTtacatgtacacatacagtaatccTATTcaaccccccccaccaccacacaccTGATTTTGTTGATGATATCCACTCCAGACTGCTCCAGGAGGGTTTTGGTGACAAAGCTTTTGGGTACAATCATCTTGGTTGAGCTGGCTTTTATTAGCTCTGGACGAAGATTACTCCTCTTCATCACGTGCGGGCACAGAGACTCTGCTGAATCCACCATCGACTCCAACAGAGTCTGGAGGGAGTGAAGATAAGCAGAAGATGAGTGAACGTCTTGATTTGAGAGTCCAGCAGCAATAAACAGAATTTTCAAAGGGAAACTTAATTAAGCACCAACAGTCGCTGATTACGTTTATCTTTATAAAATTAACTCTTTAATTTGGTTACATCTTTTATGTCTTCGGCTCATCGCTgtgatatttctgctttttaattcCCTGAGATTAGCGATGCTATATGTCATACTTAAttataatttctttcttttatcctACATTTCTGGAATTTATAGCAGCTGTTGTTCTCTGAatgatttgatgattttattttgcagccaGGCACTATATAAATAGAggttgttattatcattatcattattattaaccAATAAGTTCCTTGAAATCCTTTAACTTTCACCGCCTGTAGATGGCGCCTATTTCCTAATTTTCCCCTATTTATCACAAACAGACCCTGTAAACCACAATTATATGATGAATTATATGATGTGTATATGATAAACTTTGACCTACTTGTGTTAGATTTAGGGTCTTCAGACCTTAACTGTCTTTATGTATTATTCTTGGTCTCATACTCTAGTTATGAAGTTCTGACTCTACCTGCAGTTGCTGGTCCATGACAGTCGTCACCTCCCCGGCCATAGACTCCAGTTTCTCCTGGATGGGTCCTGCTGACGAGCTGTTCACCTCCTCTCTGGCAGCTGATCCTAGGTGGTAGAGTTTAGGGAGCAGCTgggggagacacagagaggaggacaatGGATGGATGTAGGAATAAAGGAAAGGATGCAGGAAACTACTAGACAACTGATCTCCAAATTGGAGATGAAACCTTTTCATTTCCGAGCACCAGAAGGCCCTGTGAATAATGTGTCCCTCCTCACCGTTTTAGAGTTCCTGGCATCTTTGATGaggctctctgctgctctgacgtCCTCCAAGATGGCGTCTGTCTCTGAGTTCCTCAGAGAGTTCAGGTGGTCCTGCACCTTCACACAGATCCTGTCAATCATCTGGAAGACGAGCATAAGAGTCAAATGTTGTATTAGTTCATACCTAATGTGAACATATAAAGGCTATTTTCAGTTCTGTGGTATGTCACCTCTTCCTGTGTGATGATGTGGAGAGATACTGATTTACCTACAAAGTAATAACTACATGATAACTACAGTGGTGAGACACACCACGAGTCATCTCCACAGAATATAAATGTAACCAGAATCTTagtcacaaaacacaaaatctctttGCAGCAAATATGCACTGATTGTGGTGCATATGAAGTCAGTTATAGTACTTTTGTGTTATGCTGTTAACACACCTGTTGTGTGGTTGTGGTGACGATGCCCTGCTGCAGTCGATAGGCCTGTTCCTGCAGGTATTTCCTGGTTTCATGGTTCCTGTACAGATAATTCTCAATCTGGgggaaacacaaaaacatatatcACTGTTATTAAATTATGAACCAAAGTGATAAAGATGTAAATAAATGGGTTCCCTGAAGTTGTTGCATATAACACGTTTACTATACTATAAAAATCTTGTTACAGTGTTACTGTGAGATGTCTTTCTATACCTTTAGCAAAGCATCCTCTGTCTTCTCAGGGCTGGCCTTCAGAGCCTGGGAGGCATCGATGATGGGGATGGGCATGAAACGAATGGTGAAGTTCCTAATGGACACACAGCCAGAGGACATTGTTCCAGACAGAGACGTGTGCAGAGATAAGGCAAACACAGTTATTTCAACACTACAGATACTGTAGcataataaaataagatgcaCAGATCAGAGTTTGTAATTTTACTTCACAGTGCTGTACAATAGCAAATGGAGAGAAATGCTTACACTTCCACTGATACGTTTATTTATAATttaaatgtcattcatttcaatgataACTTGCCATGATGTCTGCTGAAGCATGACATATCCAGCTCAATGAGCATAATCATTTATATATGTTAATTTATATATGGTATGTTTATATCTGGGTGTGAATCAATCCGTAACACTGTAACCCCAGTGGAAGAAAAAACTGGCAACATTTAGAAAATGCAACTAAATTCACCCCTgattgctctgtgtgtgtgtgtgtgtggtctcacACTGGTCTATTACAGAGCAATGAACTGGCCCCATTAGAGAGGTTACTGATGTTGAAATAGAGGTCAGCGCTCAGCATTAATATTCACATAATGCTGGAGGAGAGGGGCTGACACAGGAGAAGGGAAAGCAGAGGCcacagagagatgaaaatgaGGCTGTCTGGACACAAAGGAGTGTTAGTGGGATGCTGACGATTATCAACCTCAGGTAAACGGATACATCTTTACTCAGATATTTGTGGCTTTaggataaacacacaaacacacacagagtgaagcAGCGCAGCAGGCAGCATGGTGCCAGTACTAATGAAGATATGGCTTCTGTGTGAACCCGTCTGCTGTCTtccctcatctcctccagctcctaCAAACTTCTGCCTCCCTCACtatcttttaaacatttttcctttcattttacCACTAGAGTGAAAATTCTGTTTCAatgtgagcagaaacagaatAAGATAACGGACAGCCAGAGCGGctgatgtgctgtttttatgtttgcagcGGCTCACattgggaaaataaaacatgctggAATTGCTGCACTTTATGATTTTCATCAGTGATTGATCTgcagagttgtttttttctcaattaactgattaaatgGCTGGATTTGGATGGATTAATTCAGctactaatcaattaatcgaccAATTGTTTCATCTCTTCTTGGAATGTTCTCTACTGATCATTACATGCATGAGCCTTTATCATATTTGATGTTATTTACGCTATCAAACCTTGAAAGGAGACTTGATGTGTCCTTGAAATACGTCAATAATGGTTGAAAAGCATTAATTCTTTAACGTT
Above is a window of Chelmon rostratus isolate fCheRos1 chromosome 8, fCheRos1.pri, whole genome shotgun sequence DNA encoding:
- the LOC121610317 gene encoding F-actin-uncapping protein LRRC16A-like, which encodes MSEEVSEVPKELVESVRDAVGRKVKLSLRKRVKLEIKGDKTENRVLALASHRAYLLTARIPAKVEHSFNYLEIQGIACNKPTQLFIEYERGSFSLKLLSTEEVNEVVAHIGNCLLRICPGLPPSKVMKKLCMEPPDRLTSLQALWENNKPAEPGPCGGFSQMYRCVCDWLGLPYKEEVQWDVDTIYLTQDTRDLNLQDFSHLENRDLVAIIAVLEFNQWFTKLSTKDYKLSADVCEQILRVVSRSSRLEELVLDNAGLKTDFAQKLAAALAHNPSSGLTTINLANNPLEDRGVSSLGAQFAKLRMGLKHINFSRTSLSPKGVNSLCQSLSANPSIPSSLVHLDLSGNVLRGDDMQHFYHFLGQPNSLATLDLSNTDCSLDQVCSALLRGSVQHLSVLNVSKSVFPHRKGKEVPPSFKHFFSSAMSLSSINVSGTKLPPEALKALLLGLASNLNLKDVSLDLSCCELRSGGSQILEGCIAEIPNISSLDISDNGLDSDLSTLLVWLAKNRSIRHLSLGKNFNNIKSKNLAPVLDSLVHMIQEEESPLTSLSLADSRLKSDLTIVLNALGSNSSLTRLDISGNAMGDMGAKMLAKALQINSKLRTVIWDKNNTSPQGLQDVAAALEKNFTIRFMPIPIIDASQALKASPEKTEDALLKIENYLYRNHETRKYLQEQAYRLQQGIVTTTTQQMIDRICVKVQDHLNSLRNSETDAILEDVRAAESLIKDARNSKTLLPKLYHLGSAAREEVNSSSAGPIQEKLESMAGEVTTVMDQQLQTLLESMVDSAESLCPHVMKRSNLRPELIKASSTKMIVPKSFVTKTLLEQSGVDIINKISEVKLSLASFLSDRIVDEILEALSTSQLTLADHLVRRGRPLLQQESVDLDVPEEKIPKRASTEILEAERLEDLETCMMTPKSKRKSIHSRMLRPVSRAFEMEFDLDKALEDVPIHVEDTSSRTPPTPSQVLPKLEHRQPGGMAELPSEEEKKLQHFTKLRPRRNKKTHSSKVPQINSAPSQDGEQNGLMGRVDEGVDEFFSTKVTKMDSKRSLKSSESQDGEKKKSKGGFLNLIKRSSKSDKTDKSDKSDKSEKNQATSSAPSAASVASTPASTIPEEPSSPKVSVKSPAPEAKSRDASSRSQPADYSSSSDRSEELRTPDSIDEPWEGSDGRGSPQGGRRYPGLQMMGSGLLAEMKAKQERRAHKSSSPDRPDSNATARPQPTISESRSPSGSVIKSDPGSPEKTPPRGETKPEPAPRLRATSSSSSPGGPVSPKPPVPQGAKPALAARPTIPQKPRTSSSSRSIDESSDPPSSGGVSPKITALPPTLKRILSEKDKEGQTGPQSGGSANKTQDARAGSVSDSVQRLSPLRTNSEDHGSFKAKDQSPNPDKAAGKKSSDSGEEADKDFILI